From Haloglomus litoreum, the proteins below share one genomic window:
- a CDS encoding HNH endonuclease — translation MSADGIDPRYDHQGNYAGDLPPDWDARRQRVYRRDDYTCQRCDHRSGPHAPGEGRRLHAHHRTPRSAGGSNALENLVTLCEPCHNAVHDHDITLSMDTGTGTTGTTGTTGTTGTTGSASGSGGEFIAYLVAVLLSMPVATVALIVVGGVAAMAVGAAAAPAMSVVALVVAAVAAARSDGFGELTGGTLGLRALVVPAALAAIPVYSAVTGVRTMYTVFLTEWALLALYLLTGPVARQYGWRGDSRARAAYAAAVALVGGTFAVDVTGVFNEHVWAGFVPPLAPVEAALRTAAGQGVVIGVVTVLFAGYLLAGGALAGSFPSVSDRAATDGSGRDSRDDAPSGSSERSAPPFYGADSDGRAADAAAADADDADAPGFDRG, via the coding sequence ATGAGCGCCGACGGTATCGACCCGCGCTACGACCACCAGGGGAACTACGCCGGCGACCTCCCGCCGGACTGGGACGCCCGGCGCCAGCGGGTCTACCGGCGCGACGACTACACCTGCCAGCGGTGCGACCACCGGAGCGGCCCGCATGCCCCCGGTGAGGGTCGGCGGCTCCACGCCCACCACCGCACCCCGCGCTCGGCGGGCGGGTCGAACGCGCTCGAGAACCTCGTCACGCTCTGCGAGCCGTGCCACAACGCCGTCCACGACCACGACATCACCCTGTCGATGGACACGGGGACGGGGACGACCGGCACCACCGGCACCACTGGTACCACCGGCACCACGGGGTCGGCGTCCGGGTCCGGGGGCGAGTTCATCGCGTACCTCGTCGCCGTCCTGCTGTCGATGCCGGTCGCTACGGTCGCCCTCATCGTGGTCGGGGGTGTCGCGGCGATGGCGGTCGGAGCGGCGGCGGCCCCGGCGATGAGCGTCGTCGCCCTCGTGGTCGCCGCCGTCGCGGCCGCGCGCTCCGACGGCTTCGGCGAGTTGACCGGTGGGACGCTCGGCCTCCGGGCACTGGTCGTGCCGGCCGCCCTCGCCGCCATCCCCGTCTACTCGGCGGTCACCGGCGTCAGGACCATGTACACCGTGTTCCTCACCGAGTGGGCGCTCCTCGCGCTCTACCTCCTGACGGGACCGGTCGCCCGCCAGTACGGGTGGCGCGGTGACTCCCGGGCCCGGGCGGCCTACGCCGCCGCGGTGGCGCTGGTGGGCGGGACCTTCGCGGTCGACGTGACGGGGGTGTTCAACGAGCACGTCTGGGCCGGGTTCGTCCCCCCGCTCGCGCCCGTGGAGGCCGCGCTCCGGACGGCCGCCGGGCAGGGAGTCGTCATCGGGGTCGTCACCGTGCTCTTCGCGGGCTACCTGCTCGCCGGTGGCGCGCTCGCGGGTTCCTTCCCCTCGGTGTCCGACCGGGCCGCCACCGACGGCAGCGGGCGCGACAGCCGTGATGACGCCCCGAGCGGGTCGAGCGAGCGGTCGGCACCGCCGTTCTACGGTGCCGACAGCGATGGTCGCGCCGCCGATGCCGCCGCCGCTGATGCCGACGACGCGGATGCCCCCGGCTTCGACAGGGGCTGA
- a CDS encoding dCTP deaminase — protein MPLADHLSGIVHEATQAEGTGFDLTVDSIHAVTAPGAIDFGGGELEAAETTALDTVKNEPDDDYGWWTLSPGTYLVTYNESLDTDEPVVLQPRDELVERGASHPTLHVSELPRVPLSVPEAGLHLKENARVSTLVDDA, from the coding sequence ATGCCACTCGCCGACCATCTCAGCGGCATCGTCCACGAGGCAACCCAGGCCGAGGGCACGGGGTTCGACCTGACGGTCGACAGCATCCACGCGGTCACCGCGCCCGGTGCCATCGACTTCGGCGGCGGCGAACTCGAAGCCGCCGAGACGACGGCGCTGGACACGGTGAAGAACGAGCCCGACGACGACTACGGCTGGTGGACGCTCTCGCCCGGCACGTACCTCGTCACGTACAACGAGTCGCTGGACACCGACGAGCCGGTCGTCCTCCAGCCCCGCGACGAACTGGTCGAGCGGGGCGCCAGCCACCCGACGCTGCACGTCTCCGAGCTACCGCGGGTGCCGCTCTCCGTTCCCGAGGCGGGCCTCCACCTGAAGGAGAACGCGCGGGTGTCGACGCTGGTGGACGACGCATAG
- the mutL gene encoding DNA mismatch repair endonuclease MutL gives MPEIHELDAATVDRIAAGEVVERPASAVKELVENAIDADATRVEVAVEAGGSEGIRVSDDGIGMTREAVERAVREHTTSKIQDVSDLESGVGTLGFRGEALHAIGAVSRLTVRTRPRGDRDDLPDDAAETGTELVVEGGEVTSVERVGCPEGTTVEVEDLFYNVPARRKYLKRDATEFAHVNRVVAGYALANPGVAVSLTHDGRETFATPGQGDLRSAMLAVYGREVAEGTVLVGGGGADPSVEAARVAARPDDTPADADPDGPLDGVCGLVSDPETTRSGREYLNVYVNGRWVTARAVREAIVEAYGGQLAGDRYPFAALFLSLPAGEVDVNVHPRKREVRFADEEGVRRQVKRAVRSALLEAGLVRSSAPRGRSQPEQTEISPERAVKESDSLAGTGDEPRRVDDGRWQAAEADTTPEPGVEEPGPDAAEREARTDTDPGRWRVADSDGIAPTAAPDVDESDGGTTSGDAGDATGSGTAGPAAGPDGRTGGATPDTDRSEEAAAGARTAPGTRPASPEGSASGGTAPERADSADGADPHRRFRAGEQRTLGGEAVDRSFAFDRLPRMRVLGQLSGTYLAAETDDGLVLVDQHAADERVNYEALREQFLDGPVTTQTLAEPVSVPVTSEEAELVRERGVALERLGLSVALADGEDGRAVRVSAVPAVLAEAMDADLVRDLLADLAAGNPDATVTERVDALLGDMACYPAIKGNESLREGTVVSLLEALDDCENPYACPHGRPTLVEFDLDEIEDRFERDYPGHSHRRE, from the coding sequence GTGCCCGAGATCCACGAACTCGACGCGGCGACGGTGGACCGCATCGCGGCCGGCGAGGTCGTCGAGCGCCCCGCCAGCGCGGTCAAGGAGCTGGTCGAGAACGCCATCGACGCCGACGCGACCCGCGTCGAGGTCGCGGTGGAGGCGGGCGGTAGCGAGGGCATCCGGGTCTCGGACGACGGCATCGGGATGACCCGCGAGGCGGTCGAGCGCGCCGTGCGCGAGCACACCACCTCGAAGATCCAGGACGTCTCGGACCTCGAATCCGGGGTGGGAACGCTCGGCTTCCGGGGCGAGGCGCTCCACGCCATCGGCGCCGTCTCGCGCCTGACCGTGCGGACGCGACCGCGGGGCGACCGCGACGACCTCCCCGACGACGCGGCCGAGACGGGCACCGAACTCGTCGTCGAGGGCGGCGAGGTCACGAGCGTCGAGCGCGTGGGCTGCCCGGAGGGCACGACCGTCGAGGTCGAGGACCTGTTCTACAACGTGCCCGCGCGCCGGAAGTACCTCAAGCGCGATGCCACCGAGTTCGCCCACGTCAACCGCGTCGTCGCGGGCTACGCGCTGGCGAACCCGGGCGTGGCGGTCTCGCTGACCCACGACGGCCGCGAGACGTTCGCGACGCCCGGGCAGGGGGACCTCCGGAGCGCGATGCTGGCGGTGTACGGCCGCGAGGTCGCCGAGGGCACGGTGCTCGTCGGCGGCGGGGGCGCGGACCCGTCGGTCGAGGCCGCACGCGTGGCCGCCCGCCCCGACGATACCCCGGCCGATGCCGACCCGGACGGCCCGCTCGACGGGGTCTGTGGCCTCGTCAGCGACCCCGAGACGACCCGCTCCGGTCGGGAGTACCTCAACGTCTACGTCAACGGCCGGTGGGTCACCGCCCGTGCGGTGCGTGAGGCCATCGTCGAGGCGTACGGCGGGCAGCTGGCGGGCGACCGCTACCCGTTCGCCGCGCTGTTCCTCTCGCTGCCGGCCGGCGAGGTGGACGTGAACGTCCACCCGCGCAAGCGCGAGGTCCGGTTCGCCGACGAGGAGGGTGTCCGCCGGCAGGTCAAGCGGGCCGTGCGCTCGGCGCTGCTGGAGGCGGGCCTGGTCCGGTCCTCGGCCCCGCGAGGCCGTTCCCAGCCCGAGCAGACCGAGATCTCGCCCGAGCGCGCGGTGAAGGAGTCGGACTCGCTGGCCGGGACGGGTGACGAGCCCCGGCGCGTCGACGACGGCCGCTGGCAGGCCGCCGAGGCGGACACGACGCCCGAGCCAGGGGTCGAGGAACCCGGTCCGGACGCCGCCGAGCGCGAGGCCCGGACCGACACGGACCCGGGTCGGTGGCGCGTCGCGGACAGCGACGGCATCGCGCCGACCGCCGCGCCCGACGTCGACGAGTCCGACGGCGGGACGACATCGGGCGACGCCGGGGACGCGACAGGGTCGGGGACGGCCGGTCCGGCGGCCGGCCCCGACGGCCGGACGGGGGGCGCGACGCCGGACACCGACCGGAGCGAGGAGGCCGCTGCCGGGGCACGGACCGCACCCGGCACCCGGCCCGCCTCCCCGGAGGGGAGCGCTTCGGGTGGAACGGCCCCCGAACGCGCCGACAGCGCCGACGGGGCCGACCCCCACCGGCGCTTCCGCGCCGGGGAGCAGCGCACCCTCGGGGGCGAGGCCGTCGACCGCTCGTTCGCCTTCGACCGGCTGCCCCGGATGCGGGTGCTCGGCCAGCTGTCGGGGACGTACCTCGCGGCCGAGACCGACGACGGGCTCGTCCTCGTCGACCAGCACGCGGCCGACGAGCGGGTCAACTACGAGGCACTCCGCGAGCAGTTCCTCGACGGCCCGGTCACGACCCAGACCCTGGCCGAACCGGTCTCCGTGCCGGTGACGAGCGAGGAGGCCGAACTCGTCCGGGAGCGTGGCGTGGCGCTGGAGCGGCTGGGCCTGTCGGTCGCGCTCGCGGACGGCGAGGACGGTCGGGCCGTTCGCGTCTCGGCGGTGCCGGCGGTCCTGGCCGAGGCGATGGACGCCGACCTCGTCCGTGACCTGCTCGCGGACCTCGCCGCGGGGAACCCGGACGCGACGGTCACCGAGCGCGTCGACGCGCTGCTGGGCGACATGGCCTGCTACCCCGCCATCAAGGGCAACGAGTCGCTCCGCGAGGGGACCGTCGTCTCGCTGCTGGAGGCGCTCGATGACTGCGAGAACCCGTACGCCTGCCCGCACGGGCGCCCGACCCTCGTCGAGTTCGACCTCGACGAGATCGAGGACCGCTTCGAGCGGGACTACCCCGGGCACTCGCACCGACGGGAGTAG
- a CDS encoding PfkB family carbohydrate kinase: MTELVAFGETGLRLSATPGERLETADRLRVRASGPESNAAVAARRVGVEATWLSRLPDTPLGNRVADELRGYDLDVVVEWVEAGAEADRVGLTFEERAGPPRGDAAVTDRLGAAMAGVSMDDVPVARVEGADVAYTTGATPALSPGAATATARYLKAASDGGATTALDIAYRPDRWDGPEAARETLTEFFPAVDVLLTSEADAATVLDEDGQPAAAANALAADHGFETVVVHGARGATALHGSTVHEVEAVEAETRDDAGAADAFAGAFCAELAVTDDVEVALRTGVATAALARTVEGSVPAVRRDEVDRVVAGMDD; encoded by the coding sequence ATGACCGAACTCGTGGCGTTCGGGGAGACCGGACTCCGACTGTCCGCCACTCCGGGCGAGCGGCTCGAGACGGCCGACCGGCTCCGGGTGCGTGCGTCGGGCCCGGAGAGCAACGCGGCGGTGGCCGCGCGGCGTGTCGGCGTCGAGGCGACGTGGCTGTCGCGACTGCCCGACACCCCGCTGGGGAACCGCGTGGCCGACGAACTCCGCGGGTACGACCTCGACGTGGTCGTCGAGTGGGTCGAGGCGGGTGCCGAGGCCGACCGCGTCGGGCTGACCTTCGAGGAGCGCGCGGGCCCGCCCCGCGGGGACGCGGCCGTCACCGACCGGCTGGGTGCGGCGATGGCGGGCGTCTCGATGGACGACGTGCCGGTCGCGCGGGTCGAGGGCGCCGACGTGGCGTACACGACGGGCGCGACCCCGGCGCTCTCGCCGGGGGCGGCGACCGCGACGGCCCGGTACCTGAAGGCTGCCAGCGACGGCGGCGCGACCACCGCGCTGGACATCGCCTACCGGCCCGACCGCTGGGACGGCCCCGAGGCGGCCCGGGAGACGCTGACGGAGTTCTTCCCGGCCGTCGACGTGCTCCTGACGAGCGAGGCCGACGCCGCGACCGTCCTCGACGAGGACGGCCAGCCCGCGGCGGCGGCGAACGCGCTGGCCGCCGACCACGGCTTCGAGACGGTCGTCGTCCACGGGGCGCGTGGCGCGACCGCGCTCCACGGGTCGACGGTCCACGAGGTCGAGGCCGTCGAGGCCGAGACGCGCGACGACGCCGGGGCGGCCGACGCGTTCGCGGGCGCCTTCTGTGCGGAGCTGGCGGTCACCGACGACGTGGAGGTCGCGCTCCGGACGGGCGTCGCGACCGCGGCGCTCGCGCGCACCGTCGAGGGCAGTGTTCCGGCCGTCCGACGCGACGAGGTCGACCGCGTCGTGGCCGGGATGGACGACTGA
- a CDS encoding PGF-CTERM sorting domain-containing protein encodes MNWKALVVAVTLVVSAAGTPVAAATAANTGQQTSGQVQTGTYVSFEATDDAVVDYTVNGKTVVDSMSVQSTSEAKSQSSGGLGLGGSVFAGAGLSVANTFSADASTQATIQAESGAEIVTHDNDRGIVVVTSNGESHVARFNGTDDSEAEKESEKRAVITNDDGATATVIVVGDGNVTVSDSGNVTAMAEEDGRVVYRQYEGERSDSEKQQERMIANGTAVAEVYVQAAGDAASEAGDDDSTPTATDTATATPTEAPSEEARERSADVVRYSEDTTVEVTENAAGTFNATVERSQSEGKVVIMSVSEAAFEGAESAEDLEVYVDGEAAAQAESYSALKAATNDGDTSKYLVRSSSSAQASSDVVVGINHFSERQVSMQSDGGSDDGGSTESGGQPGFGVGIAVVALVGAALLARRQR; translated from the coding sequence ATGAACTGGAAAGCACTCGTGGTCGCGGTCACGCTGGTCGTCTCCGCCGCCGGGACGCCCGTGGCTGCAGCCACGGCCGCGAACACCGGGCAGCAGACGTCCGGGCAGGTACAGACCGGCACGTACGTCTCGTTCGAGGCGACGGACGACGCCGTCGTCGACTACACGGTCAACGGGAAGACGGTGGTCGACAGCATGAGCGTCCAGTCCACCTCCGAGGCCAAGTCCCAGTCCAGCGGCGGGCTCGGGCTCGGCGGTTCCGTCTTCGCCGGCGCGGGCCTGAGCGTGGCGAACACGTTCAGCGCCGACGCCAGCACGCAGGCCACCATCCAGGCCGAGAGCGGTGCCGAGATCGTCACGCACGACAACGACCGCGGGATCGTGGTCGTCACGTCCAACGGCGAGAGCCACGTCGCCCGCTTCAACGGGACCGACGACTCCGAGGCCGAGAAGGAATCCGAGAAGCGCGCCGTCATCACGAACGACGACGGCGCGACCGCGACGGTCATCGTCGTCGGTGACGGGAACGTGACCGTCTCGGACAGCGGCAACGTCACGGCGATGGCCGAGGAGGACGGCCGTGTCGTCTACCGCCAGTACGAGGGCGAGCGCTCGGACTCCGAGAAGCAGCAGGAGCGCATGATCGCCAACGGCACCGCGGTCGCCGAGGTCTACGTCCAGGCCGCCGGTGACGCTGCCAGCGAGGCCGGCGACGACGACAGCACGCCGACCGCGACCGACACGGCGACGGCCACGCCGACCGAGGCCCCCAGCGAGGAGGCCCGCGAGCGCAGCGCCGACGTCGTCCGGTACAGCGAGGACACCACGGTCGAGGTGACCGAGAACGCCGCCGGCACGTTCAACGCGACCGTCGAGCGGAGCCAGAGCGAGGGCAAGGTCGTCATCATGAGCGTCTCCGAGGCCGCCTTCGAGGGCGCGGAGAGCGCCGAGGACCTCGAGGTCTACGTCGACGGTGAGGCCGCGGCGCAGGCGGAGTCGTACTCCGCGCTGAAGGCCGCCACCAACGACGGCGACACCTCGAAGTACCTCGTCCGGTCGTCGTCCAGCGCGCAGGCCTCCTCGGACGTGGTCGTCGGCATCAACCACTTCTCCGAGCGACAGGTCTCGATGCAGTCCGACGGCGGTAGCGACGACGGCGGCTCCACCGAGAGCGGTGGCCAGCCCGGCTTCGGTGTCGGCATCGCGGTCGTCGCGCTCGTCGGCGCGGCCCTGCTCGCCCGCCGCCAGCGGTAG
- a CDS encoding RNA-binding protein has translation MDVKSRHHLRGDEIDEIVDHIADRLGVTVAGDSWEDVEFVDDDRRVVLVDGEPAVAFFDGEPFLTVQGANRFEPERRIVTVDAGAVSFVSDGANVMRPGIVEADDAIAPGDLVVIAEETHGKVLAVGRADAPGDEMVGDSGKVVDSLHHVGDDLFEFSV, from the coding sequence ATGGACGTGAAGTCACGCCACCACCTCCGGGGTGACGAGATCGACGAGATCGTCGACCACATCGCGGACCGCCTCGGCGTCACCGTCGCGGGCGACTCCTGGGAGGACGTGGAGTTCGTCGACGACGACCGCCGGGTCGTCCTCGTCGACGGGGAGCCGGCGGTCGCCTTCTTCGACGGCGAGCCGTTCCTCACCGTGCAGGGGGCCAACCGCTTCGAGCCCGAGCGCCGCATCGTGACCGTCGACGCCGGCGCCGTCTCGTTCGTCTCCGACGGCGCGAACGTGATGCGCCCCGGTATCGTCGAGGCCGACGACGCCATCGCCCCCGGCGACCTCGTCGTCATCGCCGAGGAGACCCACGGGAAGGTGCTGGCGGTCGGCCGTGCGGACGCCCCGGGCGACGAGATGGTCGGCGACAGCGGGAAGGTGGTCGACTCGCTCCACCACGTCGGCGACGATCTCTTCGAGTTCTCCGTCTGA
- a CDS encoding type 1 glutamine amidotransferase, giving the protein MSNDADDRLRLALLNASTSERATSQNFRRELDADLAEFQVNDGQFPRGYDFDGFVVTGSAVSVYWDSEQEWVEPISEWIREAVDRGLPALGICFGHQLLAHALGGRVEDMGEYELGYREVRRTDRDGPDDDGDPLFAGLDEAFLVFTTHSDTVAEVPPGAEVIAENDYGNHGFRLGRVAGVQAHPEYDQAMAEAVTLTKDLPEERIQRVLDGITDENYARASETKRLFDNFTDYARRVRAERVAAD; this is encoded by the coding sequence GTGAGCAACGACGCGGACGACCGGTTACGGCTGGCGCTGCTGAACGCCTCGACCAGCGAGCGCGCCACCAGTCAGAACTTCCGGCGGGAGCTGGACGCCGACCTCGCCGAGTTCCAGGTCAACGACGGCCAGTTCCCGCGGGGCTACGACTTCGACGGGTTCGTCGTGACGGGCTCTGCGGTGTCGGTGTACTGGGACTCCGAGCAGGAGTGGGTCGAGCCCATCAGCGAGTGGATCCGCGAGGCCGTCGACCGTGGGCTGCCGGCACTGGGCATCTGCTTCGGCCACCAGTTGCTCGCGCACGCCCTCGGCGGCCGGGTGGAGGACATGGGCGAGTACGAACTCGGCTACCGGGAGGTGCGCCGGACCGACCGCGACGGCCCGGACGACGACGGCGACCCCCTGTTCGCGGGCCTCGACGAGGCGTTCCTCGTGTTCACCACGCACTCGGACACCGTCGCCGAGGTCCCGCCGGGCGCCGAGGTCATCGCGGAGAACGACTACGGCAACCACGGGTTCCGGCTCGGGCGGGTCGCCGGCGTGCAGGCCCACCCCGAGTACGACCAGGCGATGGCCGAGGCCGTCACGCTCACGAAGGACCTGCCCGAGGAGCGCATCCAGCGCGTGCTGGACGGCATCACGGACGAGAACTACGCCCGGGCGAGCGAGACCAAGCGCCTGTTCGACAACTTCACCGACTACGCGCGGCGGGTGCGGGCCGAGCGGGTCGCCGCGGACTGA
- a CDS encoding lipoate--protein ligase family protein, translating to MSITDADWRLIREEVVAGAESFARDEIAARTAAEEGVGTVRLYQWLPSCLSLGYGQDPDTVDWEFCEQWGIDVVRRPTGGGGIYHDTHGDIAYSIIAPADVVPGNLEETYDLFCEPLFAAFEELGVPASFADEPREALYEPSCYLRDIDPAHDIVVDGKKLAGNAQYRTRDAVVQHGSISFEVMARQHLSCFADPPVDEATFEARVAGLNESANTERDTPVDSQHVGMMDSLNLERDRAVRTIEDSLAAWCGIERDGFVDDDWTDAEREAAADLADRKYRSEAWTRDREDPTDD from the coding sequence ATGAGCATCACGGACGCCGACTGGCGGCTCATCCGCGAGGAGGTCGTCGCCGGGGCAGAGAGCTTCGCCCGCGACGAGATCGCCGCACGCACAGCGGCCGAGGAGGGGGTCGGGACGGTCCGGCTCTACCAGTGGCTCCCGTCCTGTCTCTCGCTCGGATACGGGCAGGACCCCGACACCGTCGACTGGGAGTTCTGCGAGCAGTGGGGCATCGACGTGGTCCGGCGGCCGACGGGCGGCGGTGGCATCTACCACGACACCCATGGCGACATCGCCTACTCCATCATCGCGCCGGCGGACGTGGTCCCGGGGAACCTGGAGGAGACGTACGACCTGTTCTGCGAGCCGCTGTTCGCGGCGTTCGAGGAGCTGGGCGTCCCGGCGTCGTTCGCCGACGAGCCCCGGGAGGCGCTGTACGAGCCCTCCTGTTACCTCCGGGACATCGACCCCGCGCACGACATCGTCGTCGACGGGAAGAAGCTCGCGGGCAACGCCCAGTACCGGACCCGGGACGCCGTGGTCCAGCACGGCTCCATCAGCTTCGAGGTGATGGCCCGGCAGCATCTCTCCTGTTTCGCCGACCCGCCGGTCGACGAGGCGACGTTCGAGGCGCGGGTGGCCGGGCTGAACGAGAGCGCGAACACCGAACGCGACACGCCGGTCGACTCCCAGCACGTCGGGATGATGGACAGCCTCAACCTCGAGCGTGACCGCGCGGTCCGGACCATCGAGGACAGCCTCGCGGCGTGGTGTGGCATCGAACGTGACGGGTTCGTCGACGACGACTGGACCGACGCCGAGCGCGAGGCCGCGGCCGACCTCGCCGACCGGAAGTACCGCAGCGAGGCCTGGACCCGGGACCGCGAGGACCCGACGGACGACTGA
- a CDS encoding succinylglutamate desuccinylase/aspartoacylase family protein, whose translation MTQSDGSDETPGASALGTDASDGGDPHRPFTVPDTARPFRYDGEVRPGEKRQFRYEVSETYLGDPVSVPVTVINGEEPGPRLLCTAAIHGDELNGVKVCQELARRYEPADVAGTLVLLHVVNVPGFQAQQRYIPIYDLDMNRAFPGGSANTASRMARELWDAFVGRCDLCLDFHTSTRNRTTMYHTRADTTNPAVDGLARAFGANVIITGAGDDGSLRKAATDAGIPTVTVEMGKAHRFQPVLVEKALEGVENVMRAYGMRAGPVSWPGWFQTASSSEKAWLRADDGGLVDMHWGPYPLVRAGEAICTVSDQFGREERVVEAPFTGLLVGVLENPVALPGHPLCHLARVDEATADEIEREIERGEFDGYRANGTVWRTGDD comes from the coding sequence ATGACCCAGTCCGACGGGAGCGACGAGACGCCGGGGGCGAGTGCCCTCGGAACGGACGCGAGTGACGGCGGCGACCCACACCGCCCGTTCACGGTTCCCGACACGGCCCGCCCGTTCCGGTACGACGGCGAGGTCCGCCCGGGCGAGAAGCGCCAGTTCCGCTACGAGGTGAGCGAGACCTACCTCGGTGACCCCGTCTCGGTTCCGGTCACCGTCATCAACGGCGAGGAGCCGGGGCCGCGCCTCCTGTGTACGGCGGCCATCCACGGGGACGAACTCAACGGCGTGAAGGTGTGCCAGGAACTCGCCCGGAGGTACGAGCCCGCCGACGTCGCCGGCACGCTCGTCCTGCTGCACGTCGTCAACGTCCCCGGGTTCCAGGCCCAGCAGCGCTACATCCCCATCTACGACCTGGACATGAACCGCGCGTTCCCGGGCGGCAGCGCGAACACCGCCTCGCGGATGGCCCGCGAGCTGTGGGACGCGTTCGTGGGGCGCTGTGACCTGTGTCTCGACTTCCACACCTCGACCCGCAACCGGACGACGATGTACCACACCCGCGCGGACACGACGAACCCGGCCGTCGACGGTCTCGCACGGGCGTTCGGCGCGAACGTCATCATCACCGGCGCGGGCGACGACGGCTCGCTCCGGAAGGCCGCGACCGACGCCGGCATCCCCACGGTGACCGTGGAGATGGGGAAGGCCCATCGCTTCCAGCCCGTTCTGGTGGAGAAGGCCCTCGAGGGTGTCGAGAACGTGATGCGGGCGTACGGGATGCGGGCGGGACCCGTCTCGTGGCCGGGCTGGTTCCAGACCGCCTCCAGCAGCGAGAAGGCGTGGCTCCGCGCGGACGACGGGGGACTCGTCGATATGCACTGGGGTCCCTACCCCCTCGTGCGCGCGGGCGAGGCCATCTGTACGGTGAGCGACCAGTTCGGCCGCGAGGAGCGGGTCGTCGAGGCGCCGTTCACGGGCCTGCTCGTCGGCGTGCTGGAGAACCCGGTCGCGCTCCCCGGGCACCCGCTGTGCCACCTCGCCCGGGTGGACGAGGCGACCGCCGACGAGATCGAACGCGAGATCGAACGCGGCGAGTTCGACGGCTACCGCGCCAACGGCACGGTCTGGCGGACCGGCGACGACTGA
- a CDS encoding AAA family ATPase, protein MLYVVCGLPGVGKTTVSRHLADREGYDLLRSDVVRADVVEDPSYTEAEIRRVYDELFARARERLERDGGAVLDATFGREDYRERAATVAGDCGVDVRFVMVECDPAVVRERIAAREDDASDADFSVYREHRDAFEPLSRPHAVVDNSGGREATREQVDELV, encoded by the coding sequence ATGCTGTACGTCGTCTGTGGCCTGCCGGGCGTCGGCAAGACGACCGTCTCGCGCCACCTCGCCGACCGGGAGGGGTACGACCTCCTCCGGTCGGACGTGGTCCGGGCCGACGTCGTCGAGGACCCCTCGTACACCGAGGCCGAGATCCGGCGGGTGTACGACGAACTGTTCGCCCGTGCACGCGAGCGCCTCGAGCGCGACGGCGGCGCCGTGCTGGACGCGACGTTCGGGCGCGAGGACTACCGCGAGCGGGCCGCGACCGTCGCCGGGGACTGCGGTGTCGATGTCCGGTTCGTGATGGTCGAGTGCGACCCCGCGGTCGTCCGCGAGCGCATCGCGGCCCGCGAGGACGACGCGAGCGACGCCGACTTCTCGGTCTACCGGGAGCACCGCGACGCGTTCGAGCCCCTCTCGCGTCCCCACGCCGTGGTCGACAACTCCGGCGGCCGCGAGGCCACCCGCGAGCAGGTGGACGAACTGGTCTGA